One window of Aspergillus oryzae RIB40 DNA, chromosome 3 genomic DNA carries:
- a CDS encoding DUF899 domain-containing protein (uncharacterized protein conserved in bacteria) produces MSPPSQNIVSPTEFQKAHSTHLAHEKAATHHLQALASARRSLPIVPVPDASRFKFDTIDGEKTLPELFAGRKQLIMYHFMLGPEDEKGCVGCSFCMDHIPDLRHLESRDTSFVAVARAPVGKIEEYKRLTGWGFPFYSSEKTHRAWEEAEKGGEVITWKPGNGYFGLCVFFRGDEGEVFHTYSTTDRGMEILLGTYHLLDMTPLGRQEVGNGMNNFRRIYEY; encoded by the exons ATGAGTCCACCAAGCCAGAAT ATAGTCTCCCCTACCGAATTCCAAAAAGCCCACAGCACCCACCTCGCCCACGAAAAAGCAGCAACCCACCACCTCCAAGCCCTCGCCTCCGCGCGCCGCTCCCTGCCCATAGTCCCCGTCCCAGATGCCTCACGCTTCAAGTTCGACACTATCGACGGCGAGAAAACTCTCCCTGAGCTTTTCGCCGGTCGGAAGCAACTAATCATGTACCATTTTATGCTGGGGCCGGAGGACGAGAAGGGGTGTGTGGGGTGTTCGTTTTGCATGGATCATATACCTGATCTGCGGCATTTGGAGAGTCGGGATACGAGTTTTGTGGCGGTTGCGAGGGCGCCGGTGGGGAAGATTGAAGAGTATAAGAGGCTTACGGGGTGGGGGTTCCCGTTTTATAGTTCGGAGAAGACGCATCGGGCGtgggaggaggcggagaagggTGGAGAGGTTATCACTTGGAAGCCTGGGAATGGGTATTTTGGCTTATGTGTGTTTTTCAGGGGGGATGAGGGGGAGGTGTTCCATACGTATTCTACTACGGATCGGGGGATGGAGATTCTTCTTGGGACGTATCATTTGTTGGATATGACGCCTTTGGGGAGGCAGGAGGTGGGGAATGGGATGAATAATTTTCGGAGAATTTATGAATACTGA
- a CDS encoding uncharacterized protein (predicted protein): MGVENVAAMSPIERNILLLAKSSARKHLRLISTEPDFYLSKLKYAMDFVWAKCAFCFLLLLKLSRLLPERREEHQELLDHGNRLLNELTRSVGSSGQITGNGSIYMQILRLSIEKYGRIFQEREAGGDPVTTAPFWESFDAQADLQSFVPEQFVREWDFPGLNLFYFPTAWQDFFGDFSLAV, encoded by the exons ATGGGAGTAGAGAATGTGGC TGCTATGTCCCCCATTGAGCGCAATATCCTTCTACTGGCCAAGTCCAGCGCCCGAAAACACCTCCGCCTCATAAGCACAGAGCCAGACTTCTACCTCTCCAAACTGAAATATGCCATGGATTTTGTCTGGGCCAAGTGCGCGTTCTGCTTCCTACTCCTTCTAAAGCTCTCTCGGCTTCTCCCGGAACGAAGGGAGGAGCACCAGGAACTGTTAGACCACGGAAACAGACTTCTCAATGAGCTAACTCGATCTGTGGGATCAAGTGGGCAAATTACCGGCAATGGAAGCATCTACATGCAGATTCTTAGGCTGAGTATTGAGAAATACGGCCGAATCTTTcaggaaagagaagcggGTGGGGATCCGGTGACTACGGCGCCATTCTGGGAATCGTTTGATGCCCAGGCAGACTTGCAGTCTTTTGTGCCGGAGCAGTTTGTTCGGGAGTGGGACTTTCCTGGGCTGAatttgttttattttcctACTGCGTGGCAGGATTTCTTTGGGGACTTTTCCCTGGCTGtttga
- a CDS encoding uncharacterized protein (predicted protein), producing MALDLSLDEAFEELIQRLTMDEIEGTPELHMTTDEEERSLMRKSRTWFGLLVLDHMLIIFRFHVDGGKPPGIRMTGNAHRCRILLRHHTSTILDLRLFSQVEVCLCIYI from the exons ATGGCATTAGACTTGAGCTTGGATGAAGCATTCGAAGAACTTATACAGCGGCTGACCATGGACGAGATTGAAGGCACACCTGAACTCCATATGACAactgatgaagaagaacgttCTTTGATGCGCAAGTCCCGGACATGGTTTGGCCTCCTTGTTTTAGATCATAT GCTGATCATCTTCAGATTTCATGTAGATGGCGGAAAGCCGCCTGGCATTCGGATGACGGGCAATGCACATCGATGCCGCATTTTGCTCCGTCATCATACGTCGACAATACTGGATTTACGCCTCTTTTCTCAGGTTGAGGTATGTCTATGTATCTACATCTAA
- a CDS encoding uncharacterized protein (predicted protein), producing MSDPGPMPTFLGTADPGGHHSRGPRCISTHRNGPLLQQLQTAEVNSPHPARQRRSGFDVREEPISDFISKGLMTIDQAMSCFTTFFQGCVRTLSFYPPLT from the exons ATGTCGGACCCTGGGCCAATGCCCACATTCCTTGGGACTGCGGATCCTGGTGGCCACCACTCTCGTGGTCCTAGGTGTATATCAACTCATCGGAACGGCCCTCTCCTCCAGCAACTGCAAACTGCGGAGGTGAATAGTCCTCATCCCGCGAGGCAGAGGCGCTCCGGGTTCGATGTTAGAGAAGAACCCATCTCCGATTTCATCAGCAAGGGTCTCATGACAATTGACCAGGCCATGTCATGCTTTACAAC GTTCTTCCAAGGTTGTGTACGTACCCTTAGCTTCTACCCTCCATTAACCTAG
- a CDS encoding putative MFS transporter (permease of the major facilitator superfamily), with amino-acid sequence MSHHKATASREQGQDEHIESVEDSAHQDREHPAGPGHDRALDLIADAGHSSVLTAENNARVLRKIDLRLLPILLGIYFLQQLDKSSLSYASIFGLVETAHLHGQQYSWLGAVVYLVQLVAQPFVAYILVKVPIGKFLACTTLCWGIALTCMTPANSFAGLLICRIFLGLFEAGIPACFIAVTQMWYRRIEQPVRLGSWYAMNGVVYMFGSLLSYGLGHIKSSVFEPYQIIFLFFGLITIAFSGLILLFMPDSPIRSKFLTEEDKLLAIERLRMNQQGIETHEWKWGHVKEACLDIKSFFWFALMFAVSIPSGGISTFGPLIIESFGFDQFKTILFNIPFGAVQLVATMGGAWLATTLKMKGPVIALLSLPAIAGCVMLLQLPRDGHHNGALLAGYYIVSVYPGITPMVYSWSAGNTAGETKKKIVNGIVLVGQCAGNVLGSNLYTTTDAPLYRRGLISSLAMFCLLVLLSMMNMAYLCFLNKMHERKRVSMGKNAKIVDHSMQAVGSVPVDKTEPQQSAVSEDNAFKDLTDWENEDFVYVY; translated from the exons atgtCTCATCACAAAGCAACAGCGTCCAGAGAGCAGGGTCAAGATGAGCATATAGAGTCTGTTGAGGATTCGGCTCATCAGGACAGGGAGCACCCAGCTGGGCCTGGACACGACAGAGCTTTGGACCTTATAGCAGATGCAGGACACTCATCTGTCCTGACAGCTGAGAACAACGCCCGAGTGCTTCGAAAGATCGACCTGAGGCTTTTACCTATTCTTCTTGGGATATATTTCTTACAGCAACTCGACAAGTCGAGCCTTTCGTACGCATCCATTTTTGGTCTTGTCGAGACAGCTCATCTCCATGGACAGCAATATTCCTGGCTGGGAGCAGTTGTGTATCTAGTACAACTCGTGGCCCAACCTTTCGTTGCTTACATCTTAGTTAAAGTTCCAATTGGAAAGTTCCTGGCATGCACAACCCTTTGCTGGGGCATAGCCCTGACGTGTATGACTCCGGCAAATTCCTTTGCGGGCTTATTGATCTGCCGGATATTTTTGGGTCTCTTTGAAGCCGGTATAC CTGCTTGTTTCATCGCTGTAACGCAAATGTGGTATCGACGAATCGAACAGCCTGTCCGGCTTGGTTCGTGGTATGCTATGAATGGTGTGGTGTACATG TTTGGCAGTCTACTTTCGTATGGTCTAGGCCATATAAAGTCTTCGGTTTTTGAGCCCTATCAG AttatcttcttattcttcgGCCTTATAACGATTGCTTTCTCTGGCCTTATCCT GTTGTTTATGCCCGATTCACCAATTCGATCCAAATTCCTTaccgaggaagacaagcTCCTGGCTATTGAGAG ACTTCGCATGAACCAACAAGGTATTGAGACGCATGAATGGAAATGGGGCCATGTCAAAGAGGCGTGCCTCGACATAAAGTCATTTTTCTGGTTTGCCCTGATGTTTGCAGTCTC GATTCCTAGCGGCGGCATTTCGACATTTGGCCCATTAATCATTGAGTCGTTCGGTTTCGATCAGTTCAAAACAATTCTTTTCAACATACCCTTTGGTGCTGTCCAGCTCGTGGCAACAATGGGAGGAGCGTGGCTAGCGACCACTCTGAAAATGAAGGGGCCTGTCATAGCCCTGTTATCTTTGCCTGCCATTGCGGGTTGCGTcatgctgctgcagcttCCTCGTGACGGTCATCACAATGGAGCATTACTTGCGGGTTATTACATC GTCTCTGTGTATCCTGGAATTA CGCCCATGGTCTATTCGTGGTCTGCAGGAAACACCGCAGgagagacgaagaaaaagattgtGAATGGCATAGTCCTTGTTGGACAATGCGCCGGTAAC GTTCTCGGCTCGAATCTGTACACAACCACAGACGCACCCTTGTATAGACGTGGTTTGATATCCAG CCTTGCAATGTTCtgtctcctcgtcctcctttCCAT GATGAATATGGCATACCTATGTTTCCTCAACAAAATGCATGAGAGGAAACGAGTGAGTATGGGTAAGAACGCCAAGATCGTCGACCATTCGATGCAAGCTGTTGGTTCAGTGCCAGTGGACAAGACCGAGCCTCAACAGTCCGCAGTGAGCGAAGACAACGCGTTCAAAGATCTCACGGACTGGGAGAATGAAGACTTCGTCTATGTGTACTGA
- a CDS encoding putative alpha-glucosidase (alpha-glucosidases, family 31 of glycosyl hydrolases) yields MPQKEFCPKSYQETPAGAQSSAAVHLRSGSDKRQFDFSFEPIRENLFRVTFSSEDHPLPPFPSVTKPVTSLEDTHVSTEHGFQQKTIEVGDVIASVEWANTPVVSLSWKGTDKPLYRDLPLRSYVADASGIAHYTEHDRNDLHVGLGEKRAPMDLSGRHFQLSATDSFGYDVYNTDPLYKHIPLLIKASPAGCVAIFSTTHGRGTWSVGSEIDGLWGHFKVYRQDYGGLEQYLIVGKTLKDVVRSYAELVGYPILVPRWAYGYISGGYKYTMMDEPPAHQALMEFADKLKEHEIPCSGHQMSSGYSIAEVEPKVRNVFTWNKYRFPNPEEWIAKYHSRGIRLITNIKPFLLGSHPDFQKLIDGNGFFKNPETNEPGYMRLWSAGGATGGDGCHIDFTSAFAFKWWYNGVQSLKRAGIDGMWNDNNEYTIPDDDWQLALDEPTVSDGAKTGVKGTVGDWGRAMHTELMGKASHDALLDLEPNQRPFVLTRSATAGTMRYAASTWSGDNVTSWESMKGANALSLNAGMSLLQCCGHDIGGFEGPQPSPELLLRWIQLGIHSPRFAINCFKTSPENNSVGEVIEPWMYPEITPLVRDTIKRRYEILPYIYSLGLESHLNASPPQRWVGWGYETDPEVWTKTLKSGEEQFWFGDTIMVGGVYQPGVSFAKIYLPRKANDQFDFGYVNMNEPYTYFASGQWVEVPSEWKKSIPLLARIGGAIPVGKSVHTRVPGDETPASVAVEELDDYRGVEIFPPRGSSHGQAFSTTWFEDDGISLKPSISQYTVTYSSTEEKVTVGFTRDQKSGFVPAWKELDIILHNGDERRVVSDIGKPVEYKGRDSRGRVVYTLKN; encoded by the coding sequence ATGCCTCAGAAAGAGTTTTGTCCCAAGAGCTATCAAGAGACTCCGGCAGGAGCTCAGAGCTCCGCCGCTGTACATCTTCGTTCGGGTTCAGACAAGCGACAGTTTGACTTCTCATTTGAACCAATTCGCGAAAATCTATTTAGAGTTACCTTTTCTTCAGAGGACCaccctcttcccccttttccGAGCGTGACCAAGCCAGTGACCAGCTTGGAAGACACCCATGTTTCAACAGAACACGGCTTCCAACAAAAGACCATCGAAGTCGGCGATGTAATAGCCTCTGTTGAGTGGGCCAATACTCCAGTGGTCTCACTGTCGTGGAAGGGCACCGATAAGCCTTTGTACAGAGATCTTCCCCTGCGATCTTATGTAGCAGACGCATCCGGAATTGCGCATTACACTGAGCATGACCGGAACGACCTCCATGTTGGACTTGGGGAGAAAAGAGCCCCAATGGATCTCAGTGGCCGTCATTTCCAGCTCTCAGCCACAGACAGTTTTGGATACGACGTGTATAATACCGACCCCCTATACAAGCACATCCCCCTTTTGATCAAGGCATCACCCGCGGGATGTGTTGCTATCTTCTCGACCACACACGGCAGAGGAACGTGGTCTGTTGGCTCAGAGATTGATGGCCTCTGGGGCCATTTCAAAGTCTACCGCCAAGACTACGGTGGTCTCGAACAATATCTTATCGTCGGAAAGACACTCAAAGATGTCGTGAGATCGTATGCAGAGCTCGTCGGCTACCCGATCCTCGTCCCCAGATGGGCGTACGGATACATCTCCGGAGGATACAAGTACACCATGATGGATGAACCACCCGCCCACCAAGCGCTCATGGAGTTTGCCGACAAACTGAAAGAACATGAAATTCCCTGCTCTGGGCATCAAATGAGCTCCGGCTACTCGATTGCTGAAGTTGAACCCAAAGTTCGCAATGTCTTCACTTGGAACAAGTACCGATTCCCCAATCCGGAAGAGTGGATTGCCAAGTATCATTCACGAGGGATTCGTCTCATAACTAACATTAAGCCGTTTTTGCTTGGCTCTCACCCagatttccagaagcttATTGATGGAAATGGATTTTTCAAAAACCCCGAGACAAATGAGCCAGGGTATATGAGATTGTGGAGTGCTGGCGGAGCAACTGGAGGTGATGGATGCCATATCGATTTCACTTCAGCCTTCGCATTCAAATGGTGGTATAATGGAGTCCAGAGCCTGAAGCGCGCCGGCATAGATGGAATGTGGAATGACAACAATGAATACACGATTCCAGATGATGATTGGCAGCTGGCCCTTGATGAACCAACTGTTTCTGATGGTGCCAAGACGGGGGTTAAGGGCACTGTTGGCGATTGGGGCCGTGCAATGCACACAGAGCTAATGGGCAAAGCCTCTCATGATGCCTTACTTGATCTTGAGCCCAACCAAAGACCTTTCGTTCTGACTCGGAGTGCTACAGCTGGTACGATGCGTTACGCAGCTAGCACGTGGAGCGGAGACAATGTTACCAGCTGGGAAAGCATGAAGGGTGCAAATGCTTTGTCCCTCAATGCCGGGATGTCGCTTTTGCAGTGCTGTGGACACGATATTGGAGGCTTCGAAGGAcctcaaccttctccagaGCTGCTACTCAGATGGATTCAACTGGGTATCCACTCACCTCGATTTGCCATCAACTGCTTCAAGACATCACCCGAAAATAATTCCGTCGGTGAGGTGATTGAACCCTGGATGTACCCCGAGATCACACCGCTTGTCCGGGACACTATCAAGCGTCGGTATGAGATTCTTCCTTACATTTATTCTCTGGGCTTGGAGAGTCACTTGAACGCCTCTCCACCCCAGCGCTGGGTGGGATGGGGTTACGAGACTGACCCTGAGGTCTGGACCAAGACGCTTAAGTCTGGGGAGGAGCAGTTCTGGTTTGGTGACACTATTATGGTCGGTGGCGTCTACCAACCGGGTGTGAGCTTTGCCAAGATATATCTTCCCCGGAAGGCAAATGACCAGTTTGACTTTGGATATGTAAACATGAACGAGCCTTATACTTATTTTGCTTCCGGGCAATGGGTTGAGGTTCCATCtgagtggaagaagagtatTCCCCTCTTGGCCCGAATCGGTGGCGCCATCCCAGTTGGAAAGTCTGTACACACCCGGGTTCCCGGTGATGAAACTCCGGCGTCAGTGGCTGTTGAAGAGCTCGATGATTATAGAGGAGTTGAAATCTTCCCGCCTCGTGGCAGCTCTCATGGCCAAGCTTTCAGCACTACTTGGTTCGAAGATGACGGAATCTCGCTGAAGCCAAGTATCTCACAATATACCGTTACCTACAGCTCaacagaagagaaggtgacGGTTGGTTTCACTCGGGATCAGAAATCTGGGTTCGTTCCGGCCTGGAAGGAATTGGACATCATCCTTCACAACGGTGATGAGAGACGGGTTGTTTCGGATATCGGAAAGCCAGTGGAGTACAAGGGTAGGGACTCTCGCGGACGGGTGGTGTATACCTTGAAGAACTAG
- a CDS encoding uncharacterized protein (predicted protein) — protein MKAERATLKWLENIDVPSPKLHDYSLRNDRQNNVGVAYMLIDELPGIPLLHKRPSVEELRRVYDSYAKILSTLQGFPFHRIGCLSFRQDGDIHVGPIVGDKMYLEMICSGQLFSAYPINAYLVFNYLKHLASTSRWNALEPILDDGPFFLNIWMTRGYHILVDERYNITGIIDWTYARVVPAFEAYGLSL, from the exons ATGAAAGCTGAACGTGCCACTTTAAAGTGgctggagaatatcgacgTACCTTCGCCGAAACTGCATGACTACAGTTTGCGGAATGACCGCCAAAACAATGTTGGTGTTGCATACATGCTCATTGACGAGCTTCCTGGGATACCCTTGTTACACAAGCGGCCATCAGTTGAGGAATTACGCCGTGTGTATGATAGTTATGCCAAGATTCTATCCACCCTCCAGGGGTTTCCCTTTCACCGTATCGGCTGTCTATCTTTCCGGCAAGATGGCGATATTCACGTCGGACCTATAGTGGGCGATA AGATGTACCTTGAGATGATATGCAGTGGTCAGCTTTTTTCTGCGTACCCGATCAATGCGTACCTGGTCTTCAACTACCTAAAACATCTAGCAAGTACCAGCCGATGGAATGCCTTAGAGCCAATTCTCGACGATGGTCCGTTCTTTCTGAACATATGGATGACACGGGGTTATCATATCCTTGTCGATGAGCGATACAATATCACTGGGATCATCGACTGGACATATGCGCGAGTAGTGCCTGCTTTCGAAGCATATGGCCTCTCGCTTTGA
- a CDS encoding uncharacterized protein (predicted protein) encodes MIQLRSQMVVQKGSTKSASEVCDLLVGLLHETQPSVRGQSCRKLLCAKHQSRLYHNCEFSLELSDEGREKLIKNEIAELLSQTNTTELVRICTGLNNGVKCAFIAGKHIESDATMGCAKYQAWLSFDNGEKWLLQIPRTGNSDVPSELVEYLIASEYATLRFLERMKIPAPRAFIYGLASDPFNRVGVSYIVMQALPGRPFHAHKVSPSQKAKVLEQVAEIMLEIHEHPVRSAGSPVEDKGQIQISTLAKDRFVGLSTSGPCTTPLEYILAITGQYMDLIADGQLHHKHPLEAFLFYHYLHHNGAAIVTADMQGSFFLKHVDDKGNHLLVDEEFNVVGIVSWQFARTVPASEAFGASYLTADLASMYSCNGSVTNDDRLLANALRERGASDLVSYPEGKDIMRRLHHGLGRGSTTGEVRCLLKGMVKAVSGEQIDDIDLWMESQRESCRHDSRRRAIHGLCESI; translated from the exons ATGATACAGCTTCGATCGCAAATGGTTGTACAAAAAGGTTCAACAAAGTCAGCTTCTGAGGTTTGCGACCTGCTCGTGGGCTTGCTTCATGAGACCCAGCCCAGTGTACGTGGACAGAGCTGCAGAAAGCTTCTGTGCGCTAAACACCAATCGAGACTATATCACAATTGTGAGTTTTCATTAGAG CTAAGTGATGAAGGCCGGGAGAAGTTGATTAAGAATGAAATCGCGGAGTTGCTGTCCCAAACAAATACCACCGAGTTAGTCAGGATTTGCACTGGGCTCAACAATGGAGTAAAATGCGCATTCATCGCCGGGAAACATATCGAAAGCGATGCAACCATGGGTTGCGCTAAATATCAGGCGTGGCTATCTTTTGACAACGGGGAGAAATGGCTCCTCCAAATCCCCCGCACAGGCAACAGCGATGTACCTTCAGAACTAGTCGAATACCTCATTGCGAGTGAGTATGCAACCCTCAGATTTCTTGAACGGATGAAAATCCCAGCTCCACGTGCATTCATATATGGTCTTGCGTCTGACCCCTTCAACCGTGTCGGCGTCAGCTACATAGTAATGCAAGCCCTACCAGGAAGGCCTTTCCACGCCCACAAAGTCTCACCTTCGCAAAAAGCAAAGGTCCTCGAGCAAGTAGCGGAGATCATGCTCGAAATCCACGAGCATCCAGTACGCTCTGCAGGATCACCTGTGGAAGATAAAGGACAGATACAGATATCGACGTTGGCAAAAGATCGCTTCGTGGGCCTAAGCACATCCGGGCCTTGCACAACCCCCTTAGAGTATATCCTCGCCATCACAGGGCAGTACATGGACCTCATAGCTGACGGCCAGTTGCATCATAAGCATCCCTTGGAAGCGTTTCTGTTTTATCATTATCTCCATCACAATGGGGCAGCTATAGTAACTGCTGATATGCAGggttccttctttctcaagCATGTCGATGACAAGGGCAATCATCTGCTCGTCGACGAGGAGTTCAATGTCGTCGGTATCGTTAGCTGGCAATTTGCCCGTACCGTGCCTGCATCTGAAGCTTTTGGGGCGTCCTACCTTACTGCGGATCTCGCATCAATGTATTCATGTAATGGCAGCGTCACCAATGATGATCGACTACTTGCGAACGCTCTTAGGGAAAGGGGCGCATCTGATCTTGTTTCATATCCCGAGGGGAAGGACATTATGCGCCGGCTGCATCATGGCCTAGGTCGTGGCTCAACTACAGGTGAAGTCCGGTGTTTGTTGAAGGGAATGGTGAAGGCTGTGTCAGGTGAACAAATCGATGATATAGATCTGTGGATGGAAAGCCAGCGGGAGAGCTGCCGTCATGACTCTCGTCGGAGGGCTATTCACGGTCTGTGTGAAAGTATATGA
- a CDS encoding HET domain-containing protein (predicted protein) → MFRSRRHALFRRTTVDDGLDQKEPDGMVDAGVPFRLIDVRAFCGDHSHDIECGHNVRLVENLPVCPKYMTLSHCWGKRLDANGITTRGNLPSRMKEINLDDLPANFWDAISINRRLGIRYLWIDALCIIQDSQDDWAQESVKMGHIYDSSYLTIAASASEDSNGGCYRGAGIRQDSLGGGTLIEITNKLRVISRETSTLILWAPTLSDDDPLREPALLVGCPLSQRGWVFQERILSPRTIHFTNSQLVWECREVYEMEDRLPFVTPHDTLSLAMDREISPDWIKRIWYNWLIGFGYSSRKFTVMEDRLIAIAGIARSLHERTGIPYIAGLWAKNLGFGLGWLEVPNDGTEDPSRLSNRPYARRRPTWTWASTDHEFQYSLRNFIEDRDLHYVDSRIKTLGNVDDPFTIITGGWLKIRGGVYRGSGSYFTELHLDRSQEVVPFATERSQLESSVFNWNGALSQPYYIRLGQFSTRPTYRTVVVRESWLIVRRVEAEEEEEKEYERLGIAYRTHTSSLDEGEGQDTTEEYRRLSIGYPVPTKRLENEWYWVEEKGKKKLTPAFRVMDLKLV, encoded by the coding sequence ATGTTCAGATCGCGTCGTCATGCTTTATtcagaagaacaacagtTGATGATGGGCTTgaccaaaaagaaccagATGGCATGGTTGACGCTGGAGTTCCTTTTCGTTTGATTGACGTTCGAGCATTTTGCGGCGATCACAGCCATGACATTGAATGCGGACACAATGTGCGGTTAGTTGAAAACCTGCCAGTCTGCCCGAAATATATGACTCTGAGTCATTGTTGGGGCAAAAGGCTTGACGCCAATGGCATCACAACAAGAGGAAATCTTCCCAGTCGTATGAAAGAAATCAACCTGGATGATCTACCTGCAAACTTCTGGGATGCTATCAGCATTAACCGCCGACTAGGTATTCGATACTTGTGGATCGATGCGTTGTGCATCATCCAAGACTCGCAGGATGATTGGGCTCAAGAATCGGTGAAGATGGGCCATATATATGACAGCTCATATCTCACAATCGCAGCGAGTGCCAGCGAGGATAGTAACGGAGGATGCTATCGCGGGGCTGGAATAAGGCAAGACAGTTTGGGTGGAGGGACTCTAATCGAGATCACAAACAAACTCAGGGTCATAAGTCGTGAGACATCAACCTTAATCCTTTGGGCTCCAACTTTAAGTGATGATGACCCTCTTAGAGAGCCTGCCCTATTGGTTGGCTGTCCTCTGAGCCAGCGTGGATGGGTATTTCAGGAAAGAATTTTATCGCCAAGGACGATTCATTTCACAAACTCCCAATTGGTTTGGGAATGCCGAGAAGTATATGAGATGGAGGATCGTCTACCTTTCGTCACACCCCATGATACTTTGTCCCTGGCTATGGATCGAGAGATCTCTCCCGATTGGATAAAACGCATCTGGTACAACTGGCTCATCGGATTCGGATACTCCAGTAGAAAGTTCACTGTGATGGAAGATCGACTTATCGCTATAGCGGGAATTGCAAGATCTCTGCATGAACGGACAGGCATACCGTACATTGCTGGTCTATGGGCGAAGAACTTGGGTTTCGGGTTAGGCTGGCTTGAAGTGCCTAACGATGGAACAGAAGATCCTTCTCGACTATCAAACAGACCTTACGCCCGACGCAGACCGACTTGGACTTGGGCTTCAACCGACCATGAATTCCAGTATTCGTTGCGCAATTTCATAGAGGACAGGGATCTCCACTACGTGGATAGTAGAATTAAAACTCTAGGGAACGTTGATGACCCATTTACGATCATAACTGGAGGATGGTTGAAAATCAGAGGGGGAGTTTACCGTGGTTCTGGTTCTTATTTCACAGAGCTACATTTGGATAGGTCCCAGGAAGTGGTCCCGTTCGCAACTGAGCGTTCCCAATTAGAGTCTTCTGTCTTCAACTGGAACGGAGCATTGTCTCAGCCATACTATATCCGATTAGGACAGTTCTCAACCCGACCTACATATCGCACGGTTGTCGTTCGGGAATCATGGCTCATAGTGCGGCGAGTGGaagcagaggaggaagaggagaaagagtaTGAGAGATTGGGCATTGCTTACCGAACGCACACTAGTAGTCTAGATGAGGGAGAAGGGCAGGACACGACGGAAGAGTATAGGAGATTGAGCATTGGTTACCCAGTACCCACCAAGAGACTAGAGAACGAATGGTActgggtggaggagaaggggaagaagaagttgacaCCTGCATTCCGGGTGATGGATCTCAAGCTGGTGTAA